The following DNA comes from Anaerostipes rhamnosivorans.
CCGTATCTTCTTTTTCCAGATCAAGACCGGAATTCTCGATGGCTTCCTTAGCCGCGGCCACAGCGTACTGGGAGAAAAGTTCCATTCTCCTCGCAGATCGCGGATCCATGTAATCCTTTGCTTTAAAGTCCTTTACTTCCGCTGCCAGATGGGTTTTGTATTCGCTGGCATCGAAATGAGTGATCGGGGCAAACCCGATCTTCTGATTCTTAATTCCGTCCCAGAACTCTTCTACACTATTTCCGATCGGAGTGATAGCGCCCATGCCGGTTACTACAACTCTCTTTAAATTCTTCATGCTGCTCTCCTTTACATTCCCATTCCGCCGTCTACACTGATTGTCTGTCCAGTAATATAGGACGCCTTGTCAGATGCTAAAAATGCTACAGTCTCTGCGATGTCCTTTGTACTTCCCACTCTTTTTAACGGGATCGTATCAAGGATACCTTTTTTTACATCCTCTGAAAGTACTTCCGTCATCTCTGTATCTATGTATCCAGGTGCCACTGCGTTGACCGTGATCCCTCTGGAACCCAGCTCTCTGGCCAGAGATTTGGTCATACCGATCACTCCCGCTTTAGAAGCACAATAGTTCATCTGCCCTGCATTTCCGATCACCCCTGAGACAGAAGACATGTTGATGATATGTCCTGATTTCTGCTTAAGCATGATTCTTGCCACATGCTTCATACAGTTAAAGGTCCCTTTTAAATTGATGTTGATGACCTGGTCAAACTCTTCCTCGCTCATTTTCATGGCAAGATTGTCTTTTGTGATGCCTGCATTGTTTACCAGAATATCGATGGCTCCAAATTCCTTTTTCACAGAAGCCATCATTTCCTTTGCTGTGTCAAAATCTGAAACATCTCCCTGGTACGCTTTGGCTTCTCCGCCGTCTGCAGCGATCATTGCCACCACTTCCTCAGCTTTTTCTTTAGATCCGCAGTAGTTGACGATGACTTTTGCCCCGTATCCTGCAAGCGTCAGCGCCACTTCACGGCCAATTCCACGGCTTGCACCCGTGACAACAGCTACTTTTCCTTCTAACATCATAAGACCTCCTCAAGCTTTTTCAAATCTTCTAATTTCTCTATATTGACCACCTTCATCTTCCGGTCGATCTTTCTCATAAATCCGGATAAGGTTCTTCCCGGGCCGATCTCGATAAAAGTATCTGCTCCGGCTTGTATCATTTTCTCTATAGATTGTTCCCAACGGACAGAAGAATAAACCTGT
Coding sequences within:
- the fabG gene encoding 3-oxoacyl-[acyl-carrier-protein] reductase; its protein translation is MLEGKVAVVTGASRGIGREVALTLAGYGAKVIVNYCGSKEKAEEVVAMIAADGGEAKAYQGDVSDFDTAKEMMASVKKEFGAIDILVNNAGITKDNLAMKMSEEEFDQVININLKGTFNCMKHVARIMLKQKSGHIINMSSVSGVIGNAGQMNYCASKAGVIGMTKSLARELGSRGITVNAVAPGYIDTEMTEVLSEDVKKGILDTIPLKRVGSTKDIAETVAFLASDKASYITGQTISVDGGMGM